The following proteins come from a genomic window of Eubalaena glacialis isolate mEubGla1 chromosome X, mEubGla1.1.hap2.+ XY, whole genome shotgun sequence:
- the GPR82 gene encoding probable G-protein coupled receptor 82: MSNNSTCIQPSMISSMALPIIYTFLCIIGLFGNSLSQWVFLTKIAKKTSTHIYLAHLVTANLLVCSAMPFMGIYFLKGFQWEYQSVRCRVVNFLGTLSMHVSMFVSLLILSWIAISRYATLMKKDSTQETTSCYEKIFYGQLLKKFRQPNFARKLCVYIWVVVLGIIIPIIIYYSVVEATEGEETLCYNQQMELGAMISQTAGLIGTTFIGFSFLVVLTSYYSFVNHLRKIRTCTSITEKDLTYSSVKRHLLVIQILLIVCFLPYSIFKPIFFVLHQGADCQQLNYLIEIKNILTCLASARSSTDPIIFLFLDKTFKKTLYDLFTKSESPHIQPSG; encoded by the coding sequence ATGAGTAACAACTCAACATGTATTCAACCATCCATGATCTCTTCCATGGCTTTACCGATCATTTATACCTTCCTTTGTATCATTGGTCTCTTTGGAAATTCTCTCTCTCAGTgggtatttttaacaaaaatagctAAGAAAACATCAACGCACATCTACCTAGCACATCTTGTGACTGCAAACTTGCTTGTGTGCAGTGCCATGCCTTTCATGGGTATCTATTTCCTGAAAGGTTTTCAATGGGAATATCAATCTGTGCGATGCAGGGTGGTCAATTTTTTGGGAACTCTATCCATGCATGTAAGTATGTTTGTCAGCCTCTTAATTTTAAGTTGGATTGCCATAAGCCGCTATGCTACCTTAATGAAAAAGGATTCCACACAAGAGACCACTTCGTGCTACGAGAAAATATTTTATGGCCAGTTACTGAAAAAATTTCGCCAGCCCAACTTTGCTAGAAAACTATGTGTTTACATATGGGTAGTTGTTCTAGGCATAATTATTCCAATTATCATATACTACTCAGTTGTGGAGgccacagaaggagaagagacccTGTGCTACAATCAGCAGATGGAACTAGGAGCCATGATCTCTCAGACTGCAGGCCTCATTGGAACCACATTtattggattttcatttttagtCGTACTAACATCATATTACTCTTTTGTCAACCATCTGAGAAAAATAAGGACCTGTACATCCATTACAGAGAAAGATTTGACTTATAGCTCTGTGAAAAGGCACCTTTTGGTCATCCAGATTCTACTAATAGTTTGCTTCCTTCCATATAGCATTTTTAAACCCATTTTTTTTGTTCTACACCAAGGAGCGGACTGTCAGCAATTGAATTATTTAATTGAGATAAAAAACATCCTCACCTGTCTTGCATCAGCCAGAAGTAGCACAGACcccattatatttctttttttagataaAACATTCAAGAAGACACTATATGATCTCTTTACAAAATCTGAGTCACCACATATACAACCCTCTGGTTGA